In Camarhynchus parvulus unplaced genomic scaffold, STF_HiC, whole genome shotgun sequence, the following are encoded in one genomic region:
- the SH3BP5L gene encoding SH3 domain-binding protein 5-like gives MGDSENPGNPPKEEEEEEEEEEEELDPRIQEELEHLNEANAEINRGELELDAARSRYRRILSDSARKLNSQGSQLGTCIERARPYYEARRRAKEAQQETQRAALRYERAVGMHNAAREMVFVAEQGMGTGKNRLDPTWQEMLNHATRKVNEAEQERLWSEREHQRVTRLCQEAEAEVQRLQKSLRRDIARSRPYFELKAQFNLRLEEHKSRVTSLEAAVAQAKLRYSVALRNLEQISEEIHARRFQRILRKKTVRENPLGAEGGAGNPEIPGIPRENHGIPGETHGIRSGNPKIPAEVPGEIPGIPRENHRIPGEVSGIPGENRGIPRETPEVPRIPGEIHGIPGEIPRGIPGIPRENHRIPGEISGIPGENHEIPGIPGEIPGEISGIPRENPEIPGFPGENLGIPRGNLGIPNEISAGTGRIPRENPGIPRENPRNSIEHPGNSIENPGNSSENPGNFSSVPSGTFRIPGIWSETPGIPRENLGIPIRNSGEIPENSGEIPENSIENPGDLSSIPSGTFRIPGIAQEIPGIPRELSTSGDSLSLLSLQTIASDLQKFDSVEHLSGIPGISGIPDALSLHSEELAEGTERRRSFRHHRSVSL, from the exons GCCGCCCGTTCCCGTTATCGCCGCATCCTCTCGGACTCGGCGCGCAAGTTGAACTCTcagggctcccagctgggcacctgCATCGAGAGAGCCCGGCCCTACTACGAGGCACGCAGGAGAGCCAAGGAG gcacagcaggagacGCAGCGGGCGGCGCTGCGCTACGAGCGCGCGGTGGGCATGCACAACGCGGCGCGCGAGATGGTCTTCGTGGCCGAGCAGGGCATGGGCACCGGCAAGAACCGCCTGGACCCCACCTGGCAGGAGATGCTCAACCACGCCACCAGGAAG GTGAACGAGGCGGAGCAGGAGCGGCTCTGGAGCGAGCGGGAGCACCAGCGCGTGACGcggctgtgccaggaggccgAGGCCGAGGTGCAGCGGCTGCAGAAATCCCTGCGGCGCGACATCGCCCGCAGCCGGCCCTACTTCGAGCTCAAGGCCCAGTTCAACCTCAGGCTCGag gAGCACAAATCCCGGGTGACCTCGCTGGAGGCGGCCGTGGCCCAGGCCAAGCTGCGCTACTCGGTGGCCCTGAGGAACCTGGAGCAGATCAGCGAGGAAATCCACGCGCGGCGATTCCAGAGAATCCTCCGGAAAAAAACCGTCCGGGAAAACCCCCTGGGGGCCGAGGGCGGAGCCGGGAACCCCGAAATCCCCGGGATCCCCAGAGAAAACCACGGAATTCCCGGAGAAACCCACGGGATTCGCagtggaaatcccaaaattcctgcagaaGTTCCCGGAGAAATTCCCGGAATTCCAAGAGAAAACCACAGGATTCCTGGAGAAGTTTCTGGAATTCCCGGAGAAAACCGCGGAATTCCAAGAGAAACTCCTGAAGTTCCCAGAATTCCTGGAGAAATCCACGGAATTCCTGGAGAAATTCCCAGAGGAATTCCCGGAATTCCAAGAGAAAACCACAGGATTCCTGGAGAAATTTCTGGAATTCCTGGAGAAAACCATGAAATCCCCGGAATTCCTGGAGAAATTCCCGGAGAAATTTCCGGAATTCCAAGagaaaaccctgaaattcccggatttcctggagaaaatcttggaattcccagaggaaatCTTGGAATTCCCAACGAAATCTCAGCTGGAACGGGCAGAATTCCGAGAGAAAACCCCGGAATTCCAagagaaaatcccagaaattccatTGAACATCCTGGGAATTCCATTgaaaatcccgggaattccaGTGAAAATCCCGGAAATTTCAGCTCAGTCCCATCGGGAACGTTCCGAATTCCCGGGATTTGGTCGGAAACTCCCGGAATCCCAAGAGAAAACCTTGGAATTCCCATCAGAAATTCGGGTGAAATTCCGGAAAATTCGGGtgaaattccagaaaattccaTCGAAAATCCCGGAGATCTCAGCTCGATCCCGTCGGGAACGTTCCGAATTCCCGGGATCGCGCAGGAAATTCCGGGGATCCCCCGGGAATTGTCGACCTCCGGGGATTCGCTGTCGCTGCTGAGCCTGCAGACCATCGCCTCGGACCTGCAGAAGTTCGACTCCGTGGAACATTTGTCGGGAATCCCGGGAATTTCGGGAATTCCGGACGCGCTGAGCCTGCACAGCGAGGAGCTGGCCGAGGGCACGGAGAGGCGGAGAAGCTTCCGGCACCATCGGAGCGTCAGCCTGTGA